A window of the Eretmochelys imbricata isolate rEreImb1 chromosome 7, rEreImb1.hap1, whole genome shotgun sequence genome harbors these coding sequences:
- the ABHD14B gene encoding putative protein-lysine deacylase ABHD14B: MATPQVMVGTIKVDGQTLFYRQANPAQQAPKLSVLLLHGIRFSSETWLNLQTLSKLADAGYRAVAINLPGLGHSKEATAPAPVGQPAPGGFLKAVCEALQLGQVVVISPSLSGMYSLPFLFQHSQLVQAYVPVAPICTEKFPATQYASIKTPTLIVYGDQDTQLGEISLNNLKNLPNHKVLLLKGAGHACYLDKPEEWHLGLLDFLKSLE, from the exons ATGGCCACCCCGCAGGTGATGGTGGGCACCATCAAGGTGGATGGGCAAACTCTGTTCTACCGGCAGGCCAATCCGGCCCAGCAGGCCCCCAAGCTGTCTGTCCTGCTGCTCCACGGCATTCGCTTTTCATCTGAGACCTGGCTCAATCTGCAGACGCTGTCTAAGCTGGCGGATGCTGGCTACCGCGCTGTGGCCATCAATCTGCCAG GGCTTGGCCATTCCAAGGAGGCGACAGCTCCGGCTCCTGTTGGGCAGCCTGCCCCTGGGGGTTTCCTGAAGGCTGTCTGTgaggccctgcagctgggccagGTGGTTGTGATCAGCCCATCCCTCAGCGGGATGTATTCGCTCCCATTCCTCTTCCAGCACAGCCAGCTGGTCCAGGCCTACGTGCCGGTGGCGCCCATCTGCACCGAGAAGTTCCCCGCCACGCAGTACGCCAGCATAAAG ACCCCCACGCTGATTGTGTATGGGGACCAGGACACCCAGCTCGGGGAAATAAGCCTGAACAACCTCAAGAACCTCCCCAATCACAAGGTGCTCCTGCTGAAAGGAGCAGGACATGCCTGTTACCTGGACAAGCCAGAGGAGTGGCACCTGGGCCTGCTGGACTTCCTGAAGAGCCTGGAGTGA